A single Tenacibaculum sp. 190524A02b DNA region contains:
- a CDS encoding penicillin-binding protein has product MVVKKGILNKLYIVVILMTLFFVVIIFRIFKLQYIEGEKYRKLSLEKTVRNDTIFANRGNVYASDGNLLATSMSKFTIRMDVMSVESGVFEREIRALSESLSDLFGKSVDYYQKKLRNARKRKNRYLLIARSVGYNDYAKMKTFPIFNLGVYKGGFIAEQQTVRVHPIGKIAERTIGYDDYRGGAGIEGAFAKYMQGENGWRLKQKIAKGQWKPINDVNEKEPIDGHDIITTIDVNIQDITHHALLKQLEYFEADHGCAVVMEVETGKIKAISNLGRTSKGRYYEKRNYAVWESHEPGSTFKLASLMAALDDKMADTSTVVDCERGKIFINNRKVEDSRAGGYGKVSLGRVFEVSSNVGIVKVIRKHYDKKPQKFIKKLKSFGLDKQTGVKIKGEGRPYIPNPSEKSWSPISLEWMAWGYGVSLTPLQTLAFYNAVANDGKLVRPYFVKELRVGSEVDKSFGTEVLKERIASQTTLNKVRKVMENVVKKGTAKNIYSSNFSMAGKTGTAKKWIPKHKDSKGKTVYGHYSNKKYVASFAGFFPADEPKYSCIVVVHEPKKEKGYYGAQVAAPIFKEIAQKIYTTTPINKQQVLDTISYAKIDKQYQNYYEKLRKYKTIMPKVIGMSGMDAIALLENMGLKVEFIGKGKVVEQSVEKGIKVSKGAKVYLKLS; this is encoded by the coding sequence ATGGTAGTAAAAAAAGGCATATTAAATAAACTATATATAGTAGTGATTTTAATGACGCTTTTTTTTGTGGTTATTATTTTTAGAATCTTTAAACTTCAATATATAGAAGGAGAAAAATACAGAAAGTTATCTCTGGAAAAAACGGTTAGAAATGATACTATTTTTGCTAATAGAGGTAATGTTTATGCTTCGGATGGAAATTTATTAGCTACATCAATGTCTAAGTTTACTATTAGGATGGATGTGATGTCAGTAGAATCAGGTGTTTTTGAAAGAGAGATTAGAGCGTTGTCAGAATCATTGTCAGATTTGTTTGGAAAATCGGTTGATTATTATCAAAAAAAATTAAGAAATGCAAGAAAGAGAAAAAACAGGTACTTGTTAATTGCTAGAAGTGTTGGTTATAATGATTATGCCAAAATGAAAACATTTCCAATATTTAATCTAGGTGTTTATAAAGGTGGATTTATAGCAGAACAGCAAACAGTTAGAGTACATCCTATAGGTAAAATAGCAGAAAGAACAATTGGGTATGATGATTATAGAGGAGGAGCTGGTATAGAAGGGGCTTTCGCAAAATATATGCAAGGAGAAAATGGATGGAGATTAAAACAAAAAATAGCGAAAGGGCAATGGAAGCCAATAAATGATGTGAATGAAAAAGAACCAATTGATGGTCATGATATTATAACAACAATTGATGTGAATATTCAAGATATTACACATCATGCTTTATTGAAACAATTAGAATATTTTGAAGCAGATCACGGTTGTGCTGTAGTAATGGAAGTAGAAACCGGTAAAATTAAGGCGATCTCAAATTTAGGAAGAACCTCAAAAGGGAGGTATTATGAGAAGAGGAATTATGCGGTTTGGGAGAGTCATGAGCCAGGCTCAACATTTAAGTTGGCTAGTCTTATGGCGGCTTTAGATGATAAAATGGCAGATACATCTACGGTGGTTGATTGTGAAAGAGGAAAGATATTTATTAATAATAGAAAGGTAGAGGATAGTAGAGCGGGAGGTTATGGGAAAGTGTCTTTGGGAAGAGTCTTTGAGGTGTCGTCTAATGTTGGAATTGTTAAAGTAATAAGAAAGCATTATGACAAAAAACCTCAGAAATTTATAAAGAAATTAAAATCATTTGGATTAGATAAGCAAACAGGGGTTAAAATAAAAGGAGAAGGAAGGCCTTATATTCCTAATCCATCAGAAAAATCATGGAGTCCAATTTCGTTAGAATGGATGGCTTGGGGTTATGGAGTTTCATTAACACCTTTGCAAACTTTAGCTTTTTACAATGCGGTAGCAAATGATGGTAAATTGGTGAGACCATATTTTGTAAAAGAATTAAGAGTAGGTAGTGAAGTGGATAAGAGCTTTGGTACTGAGGTTTTAAAAGAAAGGATAGCTTCACAAACTACCTTGAATAAAGTTCGTAAAGTAATGGAAAATGTGGTGAAAAAAGGAACTGCAAAAAATATTTATTCATCTAATTTTTCAATGGCAGGTAAAACGGGTACTGCTAAAAAATGGATACCTAAGCATAAGGATAGTAAAGGGAAAACTGTTTATGGACATTATTCAAATAAAAAATACGTAGCCTCTTTCGCGGGTTTTTTTCCTGCAGATGAACCAAAATATTCTTGTATTGTGGTAGTTCATGAGCCTAAAAAAGAAAAGGGCTATTATGGAGCGCAGGTAGCAGCACCTATATTTAAAGAAATTGCTCAGAAAATATATACAACTACTCCAATTAATAAGCAGCAAGTTTTAGATACAATTTCTTATGCTAAAATTGATAAGCAATATCAGAACTATTATGAGAAATTAAGGAAATATAAAACGATTATGCCTAAAGTGATAGGGATGAGTGGGATGGATGCGATTGCCTTACTTGAGAATATGGGGTTGAAAGTTGAGTTTATTGGAAAAGGTAAAGTAGTGGAACAATCAGTAGAAAAAGGAATTAAAGTTTCTAAAGGAGCAAAAGTGTATTTAAAACTATCGTAA
- a CDS encoding FtsL-like putative cell division protein, with protein MSKVKKSVYDVLRGSFLTDESAFKNWRILIFVVALLLIMISSAHQVDAKVVKIAELNKEKRRLRAEYVDTSTTLMRMKLESSIRKKVKIKGLKPAKKPPKKIKVTVK; from the coding sequence ATGTCAAAGGTTAAGAAAAGTGTATATGATGTTTTACGTGGTAGTTTTCTTACAGATGAGAGTGCTTTTAAAAACTGGAGGATTTTAATATTTGTAGTTGCGCTATTACTTATTATGATTTCTAGTGCTCATCAGGTAGATGCTAAAGTAGTTAAAATAGCAGAGCTTAATAAAGAGAAAAGACGGCTAAGGGCAGAATATGTTGATACGAGTACTACGTTAATGCGGATGAAGTTGGAGAGTAGTATTCGGAAAAAAGTAAAAATAAAAGGGCTTAAACCAGCAAAAAAGCCGCCTAAAAAAATAAAAGTAACCGTTAAATAA
- the rsmH gene encoding 16S rRNA (cytosine(1402)-N(4))-methyltransferase RsmH codes for MNYHNPVLLEESVDALNIKEDGVYVDVTFGGGGHSREILSRLGEKGRLFAFDQDPDAHSNKIDDERFVLIGENFRFISRFLRFYGVKKVDGVLADLGVSSHQFDAAERGFSTRFDADLDMRMDQKSKLTAWEVVNKYEESRLADVLYLYGELRNARVLAKTIVASREEAEIKTSFQLKEVLSRFLPKAKEHKILAQIFQAVRIEVNQELEVLKEFLEQMPSLLSEEGRLSVISYHSLEDRLVKRFIRTGLFSGEPEKDFFGNTNEPLKKVGKLIIPTAKEIKENNRARSAKLRVATLK; via the coding sequence ATGAATTATCATAATCCAGTGTTGTTGGAAGAAAGTGTAGATGCGCTTAATATAAAAGAGGATGGAGTGTATGTAGATGTGACCTTTGGTGGTGGCGGACATTCGAGAGAGATTCTCAGTAGGTTGGGAGAGAAAGGGAGATTGTTTGCTTTTGATCAGGATCCTGATGCGCATAGTAATAAGATTGATGATGAAAGGTTTGTGTTGATAGGTGAGAATTTTAGGTTTATATCTAGGTTTTTACGCTTTTATGGTGTGAAGAAGGTGGATGGTGTTTTGGCAGACTTAGGTGTTTCTTCTCATCAATTTGACGCAGCTGAAAGAGGGTTTTCTACAAGGTTTGATGCGGATTTGGATATGAGGATGGATCAAAAGTCTAAGTTAACTGCTTGGGAGGTTGTAAATAAATATGAGGAAAGTCGTTTGGCGGATGTGTTGTATTTATATGGTGAGCTTAGAAATGCAAGAGTGTTGGCAAAAACAATTGTAGCATCAAGAGAAGAAGCAGAGATAAAAACTAGTTTTCAGTTGAAAGAAGTGTTGAGTCGTTTTTTGCCAAAAGCAAAAGAACATAAGATTTTAGCACAAATATTTCAAGCGGTACGCATAGAGGTGAATCAAGAGTTGGAGGTGTTGAAAGAGTTTTTGGAGCAGATGCCAAGTTTGTTAAGTGAAGAAGGTAGGTTAAGTGTGATTTCATATCATTCATTAGAGGATAGATTAGTGAAAAGGTTTATTAGAACAGGTTTGTTTAGTGGTGAGCCAGAAAAGGATTTTTTTGGGAATACCAATGAGCCATTAAAAAAAGTAGGGAAGTTAATAATACCTACAGCTAAAGAGATAAAAGAAAATAATAGGGCTAGAAGTGCTAAATTAAGAGTAGCAACTTTAAAGTAA
- the mraZ gene encoding division/cell wall cluster transcriptional repressor MraZ: protein MINLIGTYECKMDAKGRLMVSSAYKKQLSAVLQEGFVLKRSVFQSCLELYPMQEWNLVMAKINKLNRFVKKNNDFIRRFTAGVKLVEVDASGRILVPKDLCQFAGLKKEIVLSSAVNIIEIWDKEEYEKIIDDAVVDFADLAEEVMGNIEEDELS, encoded by the coding sequence GTGATTAACCTAATTGGGACATATGAATGTAAGATGGATGCCAAGGGTAGGCTTATGGTTTCTTCAGCCTACAAGAAGCAGTTGTCTGCTGTTCTTCAAGAGGGGTTTGTGTTGAAAAGGTCTGTTTTTCAGTCTTGCTTAGAGTTATATCCTATGCAGGAATGGAATTTGGTGATGGCGAAAATAAATAAATTGAACCGGTTTGTTAAGAAGAATAATGATTTTATAAGAAGGTTTACTGCTGGGGTGAAGTTGGTAGAGGTTGATGCATCAGGGAGGATATTGGTACCTAAAGACTTATGCCAGTTTGCTGGGTTGAAAAAAGAGATTGTGTTATCGTCTGCAGTAAATATAATAGAGATTTGGGATAAAGAAGAATACGAGAAAATTATTGATGATGCTGTTGTTGATTTTGCGGATTTAGCAGAAGAGGTGATGGGAAATATAGAAGAAGATGAATTATCATAA
- a CDS encoding alpha/beta hydrolase, protein MTEFLKKEGKFTYAEAGEGRPIIVLHGLMGALSNFDATFDYFSKKGYQVFIPELPLYTLPLIKTNVKNLAKFLHEFIELKGLKDVVLLGNSLGGHIALYYIKHYPQDISALVLTGSSGLYENSMGNNYPRRGDKEFVRTKTRDVFYDPEIATDELVDQVYDVINDRNSLVRTLAIAKSAVRHNMAKDLPNMQQPTCLIWGKQDTVTPPEVAEDFHKLLPDSDLYWIDKCGHAAMMETPEEFNNVLEQWLTNRNL, encoded by the coding sequence ATGACTGAATTTTTAAAAAAAGAAGGCAAATTTACATACGCAGAAGCTGGAGAAGGCAGACCAATTATTGTTTTACACGGGCTCATGGGGGCATTGAGTAATTTTGACGCGACTTTTGATTATTTCTCAAAAAAAGGATATCAAGTTTTTATCCCTGAACTTCCTTTATACACACTACCTTTAATAAAAACAAACGTTAAGAACCTAGCTAAATTTCTACATGAGTTTATTGAACTTAAGGGTTTAAAAGATGTTGTATTATTAGGTAATTCTCTTGGCGGACATATAGCTTTATATTATATCAAACATTATCCTCAAGATATTTCAGCATTAGTATTGACAGGTAGCTCTGGTTTATATGAAAACTCTATGGGAAATAACTACCCTAGAAGAGGCGATAAAGAGTTTGTAAGAACAAAAACTCGTGATGTTTTCTATGATCCTGAGATTGCTACTGATGAACTTGTAGATCAAGTTTATGACGTAATTAATGACAGAAATTCTCTTGTAAGAACTTTAGCTATTGCTAAAAGTGCTGTACGTCATAATATGGCTAAAGACTTGCCTAACATGCAACAACCTACATGTTTGATATGGGGAAAACAGGATACCGTTACTCCACCTGAAGTTGCTGAAGATTTCCATAAGTTGTTACCAGATTCAGATTTATACTGGATTGATAAATGTGGACATGCTGCGATGATGGAAACACCAGAGGAATTTAATAATGTTTTAGAACAATGGTTAACTAACCGTAATTTATAA
- the yihA gene encoding ribosome biogenesis GTP-binding protein YihA/YsxC, which yields MKIKSAEFVMSNTNVTKCPKDRIPEYAFIGRSNVGKSSLINMLMERKDLAKTSGKPGKTQLINHFKINNEWFLVDLPGYGYAKVSKKKRTIFQYFIENYFREREQLVCTFVLIDSRHDPQKIDLDFMRFLGENQIPFCIVFTKADKLGSSKLNKQITSYKKKLLNTWETLPTSFITSSSTGFGRDEFLSFVQQINQDVAENFK from the coding sequence ATGAAAATTAAATCAGCTGAATTTGTGATGAGTAACACAAATGTTACTAAATGTCCAAAAGACAGGATTCCTGAGTATGCATTTATTGGACGCTCAAACGTTGGGAAATCATCATTAATTAATATGTTGATGGAGCGTAAAGATTTAGCTAAAACATCAGGAAAACCGGGAAAGACTCAGCTTATTAACCACTTTAAAATCAATAATGAATGGTTTTTAGTAGATTTACCAGGATATGGATATGCTAAGGTTTCCAAAAAGAAACGAACTATTTTTCAATACTTTATTGAAAACTACTTTAGAGAGCGCGAACAATTGGTGTGTACTTTTGTTTTAATTGACAGCCGTCATGATCCTCAAAAAATTGATTTGGACTTTATGCGCTTCTTGGGTGAAAATCAAATTCCTTTTTGTATTGTTTTCACGAAAGCTGATAAGTTGGGTAGTTCTAAACTTAACAAACAAATTACCTCTTACAAGAAGAAACTTTTAAATACTTGGGAAACATTACCTACCTCTTTTATTACGTCTTCTTCAACAGGTTTTGGTAGAGATGAGTTTTTAAGTTTTGTTCAGCAAATAAATCAAGATGTTGCTGAAAATTTTAAATAA
- a CDS encoding RluA family pseudouridine synthase: MHSTKENLQVLHEDNHLIIINKRAGDITQGDKTGDKPLSDIVKEYIKDKYNKPGNVFLGTVHRLDRPTSGIVIYARTSKALERLNKMLRDKTIKKTYWAIVKNTPPKKQDTLINFLKKNPKNNKSFVHKKEIQGSKQAVLHYKTIKKLDNYTLLEIDLETGRHHQIRTQLSHIGCIIKGDLKYGFNRSNKDGSIHLHARKIKFTHPVSKELISITSPPPIDPIWDACL; encoded by the coding sequence ATGCACTCAACAAAAGAAAATCTTCAAGTTTTACATGAAGATAATCACTTAATAATTATTAATAAAAGAGCAGGCGATATTACCCAAGGTGATAAAACTGGAGATAAACCATTAAGTGATATTGTAAAAGAGTACATTAAAGATAAATATAATAAGCCTGGCAATGTATTTTTAGGAACGGTTCATCGTTTAGATCGTCCTACTTCTGGTATTGTGATTTATGCCCGAACCTCAAAAGCATTAGAACGTTTAAATAAAATGCTTAGAGATAAAACCATAAAAAAAACATATTGGGCAATAGTAAAAAATACTCCCCCTAAAAAACAAGACACTTTGATAAATTTCTTGAAAAAGAATCCTAAAAACAACAAATCATTTGTTCACAAAAAAGAAATTCAAGGTAGTAAACAAGCCGTTCTTCACTATAAAACCATAAAAAAATTAGACAATTACACCTTATTAGAAATTGATTTAGAAACAGGAAGGCACCATCAAATACGCACACAATTATCTCATATTGGTTGTATTATTAAAGGAGATTTAAAATATGGTTTTAATAGAAGTAATAAAGATGGTAGTATTCATTTACATGCAAGAAAAATTAAATTTACACACCCAGTTAGTAAGGAGTTAATTTCTATCACCTCACCACCTCCTATTGACCCTATTTGGGATGCTTGTCTGTAA
- a CDS encoding alkane 1-monooxygenase, whose amino-acid sequence MKALKYVSILILPITVCVSFTHSGWLTFLPLITFFGFVPLFEFLFKPDKRNFSKEEEIKEKGNKLYSYILYSTVPIQLFFLIWFIFLMQNTEIFSINTLGKIFAMGLMCGVIGINVGHELGHRNNRLDEFLGELLLLTSLNTHFLPYHNAGHHFNVATPNDAATARKNEIVYLFWFRSHFQSYYQAWQLENKRLKNTNRTWLHYQNRMVIYTLCNLVLLGSILYFFGFSSFVSFIISSVIGILLLETVNYIEHYGLLRKKNERGRYERVKRTHSWNSDHVIGKIMLFNLSRHSDHHYNGSKHYQLLKSLPESPQMPTGYPGMMLIALLPPLWFSIMNKKLQEL is encoded by the coding sequence ATGAAAGCCCTTAAATACGTATCTATTTTAATCTTACCTATTACCGTGTGTGTATCATTTACACATTCAGGGTGGCTTACATTTTTACCTTTAATAACTTTTTTTGGTTTTGTTCCATTATTTGAGTTTCTTTTTAAACCTGACAAAAGAAATTTTAGTAAAGAAGAAGAAATAAAGGAAAAAGGAAATAAGCTATATTCCTATATCTTATATTCTACTGTTCCAATTCAGCTATTTTTTTTAATTTGGTTTATATTTTTGATGCAAAACACTGAGATTTTCTCTATAAATACTTTAGGAAAAATTTTTGCCATGGGGTTAATGTGCGGCGTTATAGGAATTAATGTTGGTCATGAATTAGGTCATCGTAACAATAGATTGGATGAATTTTTAGGCGAACTATTATTGCTTACCTCCTTGAACACTCATTTTTTACCTTACCATAATGCAGGACACCATTTTAATGTTGCAACCCCAAATGACGCAGCTACAGCTAGAAAAAATGAAATTGTCTATCTATTTTGGTTTCGTTCACATTTCCAAAGCTACTATCAAGCTTGGCAATTAGAAAATAAACGATTAAAAAACACAAACAGAACTTGGCTACATTACCAAAACAGAATGGTTATATACACCTTATGTAATTTAGTATTACTAGGTAGTATCTTATACTTTTTCGGGTTTTCTTCATTTGTTTCTTTTATCATTTCCTCTGTTATAGGAATATTATTACTAGAAACTGTAAATTATATAGAACATTACGGACTCTTACGTAAAAAAAACGAACGTGGTAGATATGAAAGAGTAAAAAGAACACATTCATGGAACTCAGATCATGTTATTGGAAAAATAATGCTATTTAACTTATCAAGACACTCAGATCACCATTACAATGGAAGCAAACATTATCAACTACTAAAATCATTACCAGAAAGTCCACAAATGCCCACTGGTTACCCTGGAATGATGTTAATTGCATTACTTCCACCTCTATGGTTTTCAATAATGAATAAAAAACTACAAGAACTATAA
- a CDS encoding aldehyde dehydrogenase codes for MQISQLIQSQKNYFNTQQTKDISFRKKNLKHLQKELIKREQDIINALYKDFRKSEYEAVMTETAIVLSELKLAISNIDSWSKPKRVLPSILNFPSSAKIYKEPYGTVLIIAPWNYPYQLALSPLIGAIAAGNTVVLKPSELTPNTSTVIKEIIETVFDSKHIAVIEGGVPVAQELLAQRWDYIFFTGSVPVGKIVAKAAAEHLTPVTLELGGKSPCIIEETANLKLAARRLVWGKFINGGQTCIAPDYLVVHKSIKNKFITYFKEEIFRAYGENPQESTDFPRIVNSKNFDRLAQMLINENCIIGGETNKEDNYIAPTLIDEPSLNSEVMKGEIFGPIFPLLTYNQESDIETILSKYDKPLALYVFTKKNNFAKKIISRYSFGGGTINDTTVHFANHRLPFGGVGESGIGGYHGKQTFDTFSHKKGVVNRGTWLDIPTRYAPYKGKLKQLKTLMKFG; via the coding sequence ATGCAAATTTCACAACTTATTCAAAGTCAAAAAAACTACTTTAACACACAACAAACAAAAGATATTTCATTCAGAAAAAAAAACTTAAAACACCTACAAAAAGAACTTATAAAAAGAGAGCAGGATATTATTAATGCGCTATATAAAGATTTTAGAAAATCAGAATATGAGGCTGTAATGACAGAAACAGCAATTGTATTATCTGAATTAAAATTAGCTATTAGTAATATTGATTCTTGGAGTAAACCTAAGCGTGTTTTACCTTCTATTTTAAATTTTCCTTCATCAGCAAAAATTTACAAAGAGCCTTATGGTACTGTATTAATCATAGCTCCTTGGAACTATCCATATCAGTTAGCTTTATCACCTCTAATTGGTGCCATAGCTGCAGGTAACACAGTTGTCTTAAAACCTTCTGAACTAACACCAAATACGAGTACTGTTATCAAAGAAATAATTGAAACCGTTTTTGATAGCAAACATATAGCTGTTATTGAAGGTGGGGTTCCTGTTGCTCAAGAACTTCTTGCTCAACGTTGGGACTATATCTTTTTTACTGGAAGTGTTCCTGTAGGAAAAATAGTTGCCAAAGCTGCTGCTGAACATTTAACACCTGTTACTTTAGAACTCGGAGGAAAAAGTCCTTGTATTATTGAAGAAACAGCAAACCTCAAATTAGCTGCTAGACGATTAGTATGGGGGAAATTTATAAATGGAGGACAAACTTGTATAGCTCCAGATTACTTAGTAGTTCATAAATCTATTAAAAACAAGTTTATTACATACTTTAAAGAGGAAATTTTTAGAGCTTATGGTGAAAACCCACAAGAATCTACTGATTTCCCTCGTATTGTTAACTCCAAAAACTTTGACAGGTTAGCACAAATGTTAATTAATGAGAACTGTATTATTGGTGGCGAAACAAACAAAGAAGATAATTACATAGCTCCTACTTTAATTGATGAACCTAGTTTGAATAGTGAAGTAATGAAAGGAGAAATATTTGGGCCTATCTTTCCTTTACTTACTTACAATCAAGAATCTGATATTGAAACTATTTTATCTAAATATGATAAACCGCTTGCTCTTTATGTTTTTACCAAAAAAAATAATTTTGCTAAAAAAATAATCAGTCGTTATTCTTTTGGTGGCGGTACTATAAATGATACTACTGTTCATTTTGCAAATCATAGATTGCCTTTTGGAGGCGTAGGAGAAAGTGGTATAGGTGGTTATCATGGTAAACAAACCTTTGATACTTTTTCACATAAAAAAGGAGTAGTAAATAGAGGTACTTGGCTTGATATACCTACAAGGTATGCTCCTTATAAAGGAAAATTAAAACAGCTTAAAACCTTAATGAAATTCGGGTAA
- a CDS encoding nitroreductase family protein codes for MSEKTVSDAINYRRSIRIYDADKPIDSSIVKKCIQQASLAPTSSNMQLWEFYHITSKKTIEKITPLCFNQNAAKTAQQLVVFVVRKDLWRKRAKANLAFMDKVFGKNNPKSKQSSREKVARNYYGKLIPFTYFDVLGIFGWLKYLMILIIGLFKPIYREVKNSDMRLVAHKTCGLAAQTFMLSMAAEGYDTCPMEGSDTWRVKRVLGLPFSAEINMIVSCGIRKPEGVYGERFRIPFEEVYTEV; via the coding sequence ATGTCAGAAAAAACAGTCTCAGATGCTATAAACTATCGCCGTTCTATAAGAATATACGATGCTGATAAACCTATAGATTCTTCTATAGTAAAAAAATGTATTCAACAAGCTAGCTTAGCACCTACTAGTAGTAATATGCAACTATGGGAGTTTTACCATATCACCTCTAAAAAAACTATTGAAAAGATAACTCCTTTGTGTTTCAATCAAAATGCTGCTAAAACAGCTCAACAGTTAGTAGTATTTGTAGTACGAAAAGATTTATGGAGAAAAAGAGCTAAAGCTAATTTAGCTTTTATGGATAAAGTTTTTGGTAAAAACAATCCAAAATCTAAACAATCTTCAAGAGAAAAAGTAGCCAGAAACTATTATGGAAAACTAATCCCCTTTACTTACTTTGATGTATTAGGAATTTTCGGCTGGCTAAAGTATTTAATGATTCTTATTATTGGCTTATTCAAACCAATTTACCGAGAGGTAAAAAATAGCGACATGCGCTTAGTAGCACATAAAACTTGTGGATTAGCAGCTCAAACTTTTATGTTATCCATGGCTGCTGAAGGTTATGACACCTGTCCTATGGAAGGCTCTGACACATGGCGAGTAAAGCGTGTTTTAGGTTTACCTTTCTCTGCTGAAATAAATATGATTGTTTCTTGTGGTATTAGAAAACCCGAAGGCGTATATGGTGAGCGTTTTAGAATTCCTTTTGAAGAAGTTTATACTGAAGTATAA
- a CDS encoding sigma-54 dependent transcriptional regulator, producing the protein MKKILLVEDDITFSEMLKHFLERHQYNVDIGYTIKSASNLLNKSTYSLVFTDLRLPDGNGIDFLKQIKKTNNTPVVLMTGYAEVTTAVKAMKQGAFDYISKPFNPDEVIEVIKNALDEKKNPQIAKNSKSKDLKNRFSFVKGISDVSKSLYEYIDLVAPTNMSVLITGESGTGKEVIAQTIHSQSTRKNHPFIAVDCGAIPKEIASSEFFGHKKGAFTGASNNKIGYFENANGGTLFLDEIGNLNYENQIQLLRALQERKIKPIGSSEEVIVDIRLITATNENLLTAVEKGKFREDLFHRLNEFSIKTPSLRERTDDLILYADFFLNKANQQLNKSIIGFSKEVLALFQSYHWPGNLRELSNVIKRAALLSQTKIIEKKTLPEELERTVNQNATSHKFSTKENEKTLIIKALQEVGHNKTKAAKLLSITRKTLYNKIKEYNLN; encoded by the coding sequence ATGAAAAAAATCCTATTAGTGGAAGATGATATAACCTTTTCAGAAATGCTAAAACATTTTCTTGAACGCCATCAATATAATGTAGATATAGGCTACACCATAAAAAGCGCCTCAAATTTACTTAATAAAAGCACCTATAGTTTAGTATTTACAGACTTGCGATTACCAGACGGTAATGGAATAGACTTTCTAAAACAAATAAAAAAAACAAATAATACCCCTGTGGTTTTAATGACAGGTTATGCTGAAGTAACAACAGCTGTTAAAGCCATGAAACAAGGTGCTTTTGATTATATTTCTAAACCTTTTAACCCTGATGAGGTTATAGAAGTAATAAAAAATGCTTTAGATGAAAAAAAGAATCCCCAAATTGCAAAGAATTCTAAAAGTAAAGACCTTAAAAACAGATTTAGTTTTGTAAAAGGTATAAGCGATGTATCTAAATCTTTATACGAATATATTGATTTAGTAGCACCTACTAATATGTCAGTACTTATTACAGGAGAAAGTGGCACAGGCAAAGAAGTTATAGCTCAAACTATTCATTCACAAAGTACAAGAAAAAATCACCCTTTTATAGCGGTAGATTGCGGTGCTATACCTAAAGAAATTGCCTCAAGTGAATTTTTCGGACATAAAAAAGGAGCTTTTACTGGAGCCTCAAATAATAAAATAGGGTATTTTGAAAATGCCAACGGTGGCACACTTTTTTTGGATGAAATTGGAAATTTAAATTATGAAAATCAAATACAGCTTTTACGTGCTTTACAAGAACGAAAAATAAAACCTATAGGTAGCAGTGAAGAAGTTATAGTAGACATTCGTTTAATCACTGCTACCAATGAAAATTTATTAACAGCTGTTGAAAAAGGTAAATTCCGAGAAGATTTATTCCATAGACTAAATGAATTTTCAATAAAAACACCTAGCTTAAGAGAAAGAACTGATGATTTAATCTTATATGCAGACTTTTTCCTAAATAAAGCCAATCAACAACTCAATAAATCTATCATTGGTTTTTCAAAAGAAGTCCTTGCTTTATTTCAATCTTACCACTGGCCTGGTAATTTAAGAGAATTATCAAATGTCATTAAAAGAGCAGCTTTACTATCACAAACTAAAATTATAGAAAAAAAAACATTACCTGAAGAACTAGAAAGAACAGTTAATCAAAATGCTACTTCGCATAAGTTTTCAACTAAAGAAAATGAAAAAACACTTATTATAAAAGCCTTACAAGAAGTAGGACACAACAAAACTAAAGCTGCTAAACTATTAAGTATTACAAGAAAAACATTATATAACAAAATAAAAGAATACAATCTTAACTAA